The Pararge aegeria chromosome 8, ilParAegt1.1, whole genome shotgun sequence genome window below encodes:
- the LOC120626077 gene encoding uncharacterized protein LOC120626077 gives MATHAWRLLALLLAGTTLVLAKYAELESWRGGGRPVTAAQEEEDERHDAEMLAAVKSSLQQWEIKRSRTRTKRSQGSICYGDFGCFDDTGPFAYLETLPSPPQEVGTNFLLYSTTSRGDQPLVAVSASNISAAWHWAARAFDTERPTRVIVHGFGSNCDNVWVYEMRSALMAVEECNVICVDWEGGASMPNYLRAAANTRLVGKQLALLLDGLAQHINLRFEDVHLIGFSLGAHVAGFAGSELKNISRITGLDPAGPLFEFQDPRARLDRSDAKFVDVIHSNGETLILGGLGAAQPLGHVDFYPNGGRVQHGCSNLFVGAVSDLVLPWAGASPEGRSLCNHRRAYKFFTDSVSPKCHFPAFPCSNYDTFVEGKCFPCDGDRRCGNMGYYADRSLGRGQLYLLTREEEPFCAHQYHVALWGGHEAGEKPNYGRVTLTLHGDSGLNESFPMTKREESPRSVRFGRVLVPHPALGVPLRASLHYAAYNGWLSAGLRAIRFDKLLITDSFGKTSSFCKALRLMSDETVQMPLYPGDCQIQQIEEPTNTTTDESSVAVNVNASNTATDDPHDNELPEDLPHRQFLLADDWENTADTGRAFGMTNTKTAPSGIVEIAEPVLRPRPRKTPRQRSDTPDNIHEISEPLLRATQPPRTTTQPPSRKPKNYDISTPPSKEAWDERAEKEQTSFAVQFLPARLASFITRAERYARDTLLPLVSAYAPRLPIFGSREVPKTTARYIPTEEINVTSSVPIPTPTLEMKIESLRIFGPPGEKREFETPEEPDIPVVISTTTSSTTPVTTTTEMDRLLVAPKEMLQVVEGPVASTSTALPPVALRSEGEKILIVYPINARDERKIKSHSFPEEMQFEALYRHTAEPTAVRVDLPTFTPPTSTDKPPQSAISTTSITPSDSRYYPVPYSKKPDDKQEAKLSR, from the exons ATGGCGACGCACGCCTGGCGGTTGCTCGCCCTCCTATTGGCGGGTACCACTCTTGTTCTAGCAAAAT ATGCTGAACTAGAGTCATGGAGAGGCGGTGGCAGGCCGGTGACAGCGGCACAGGAGGAAGAAGACGAGCGTCACGACGCTGAAATGCTCGCCGCTGTCAAATCCTCCTTGCAGCAATGGGAGATCAAGAGATCGCGCACAAG GACCAAGCGATCACAAGGAAGTATATGCTATGGCGATTTTGGCTGCTTTGACGACACGGGTCCGTTTGCATACTTGGAGACATTGCCGAGTCCACCGCAGGAGGTCGGAACAAATTTTCTCCTATACTCCACAACCAGCAG AGGGGACCAGCCGCTGGTTGCAGTGTCAGCGAGTAATATATCTGCAGCATGGCATTGGGCAGCGCGGGCGTTCGATACAGAACGTCCCACCCGTGTCATCGTCCACGGCTTCGGATCCAACTGTGACAACGTCTGGGTGTATGAAATGCGGTCCGCTTTGATGGCAGTG gaagAATGCAATGTTATTTGCGTGGACTGGGAAGGCGGTGCATCAATGCCAAATTATCTCCGCGCTGCAGCCAACACAAGACTCGTTGGCAAACAACTAGCTTTGCTGTTGGACG GATTAGCTCAACACATTAATTTGCGATTTGAAGACGTTCACCTCATCGGATTTAGTCTGGGAGCTCATGTGGCCGGATTTGCGGGATCTGAATTGAAGAATATCAGTCGTATAACAG gtttagATCCAGCGGGCCCGCTTTTCGAGTTTCAAGACCCAAGAGCACGGTTGGACAGGTCAGACGCCAAGTTCGTGGATGTCATTCACTCTAATGGAGAGACCTTGATATTAGGCGGGCTGGGCGCTGCACAACCGCTTGGTCACGTCGACTTTTACCCAAACGGCGGGCGCGTACAACATGGCTGCTCTAATTT GTTCGTAGGTGCAGTATCGGACTTGGTCCTGCCGTGGGCTGGTGCTTCACCCGAAGGTCGCTCATTGTGCAACCACCGGCGTGCGTACAAATTCTTCACAGACTCCGTGTCGCCTAAATGTCATTTCCCTGCATTCCCTTGCTCAAATTATGACACCTTCGTGGAG GGCAAATGTTTCCCGTGCGATGGTGATCGTCGCTGCGGCAACATGGGCTATTACGCTGATCGCTCGCTCGGTCGCGGCCAGCTGTATCTCCTTACCAGAGAGGAGGAACCTTTCTGCG CCCACCAGTACCATGTAGCGTTGTGGGGCGGGCACGAGGCCGGCGAGAAGCCAAACTATGGCCGCGTTACACTAACACTACACGGCGACTCCGGATTGAACGAATCTTTCCCTATGActaa ACGTGAAGAAAGTCCAAGAAGCGTCCGCTTTGGTCGCGTTCTGGTGCCACACCCTGCGCTAGGGGTGCCGCTGCGAGCGTCGCTGCATTACGCAGCCTACAACGGATGGCTCAGCGCTGGATTGCGCGCTATACGCTTTGACAAACTCCTCATTACCGACAGCTTCGGGAAGAC GTCATCATTTTGCAAAGCGTTGCGGCTAATGTCAGATGAAACAGTCCAAATGCCGTTATACCCAGGAGATTGCCAAATACAGCag ATCGAAGAACCGACCAACACCACAACTGACGAATCTTCTGTCGCCGTTAACGTAAATGCATCAAACACTGCTACAGATGACCCTCATGATAACGAATTGCCTGAGGATCTTCCACATAGGCAATTTCTACTTGCTGACGATTGGGAAAATACCGCAGATACGGGACGCGCTTTCGGCATGACAAATACTAAGACAGCGCCCAGTGGGATTGTAGAAATTGCCGAACCAGTGCTACGACCTCGACCTCGCAAGACACCAAGACAAAGGTCCGACACTCCTGACAATATCCACGAAATTTCAGAACCACTTCTAAGAGCCACGCAACCCCCACGCACCACAACACAACCGCCATCTCGCAAACCCAAAAACTATGACATATCAACACCACCTAGCAAAGAAGCATGGGATGAACGGGCAGAAAAAGAGCAAACAAGTTTTGCCGTACAATTCCTACCAGCCCGCTTAGCATCTTTCATTACCAGAGCGGAACGTTACGCTCGAGATACTCTATTACCGTTGGTTTCAGCGTACGCCCCGCGTCTGCCTATATTCGGATCTCGAGAAGTTCCAAAAACCACCGCAAGATATATACCCACAGAAGAGATTAACGTGACGAGTTCTGTGCCAATACCGACGCCAACGCTGGAAATGAAAATTGAGTCGCTTCGAATATTTGGACCACCTGGTGAAAAACGTGAATTCGAGACTCCCGAGGAACCTGACATACCAGTTGTTATATCAACAACAACCTCTTCTACAACGCCTGTTACAACGACCACGGAAATGGACAGGTTATTAGTAGCCCCAAAGGAGATGTTACAAGTGGTCGAGGGACCCGTTGCGTCGACAAGCACAGCGCTTCCACCAGTCGCTTTACGTAGTGAAGGCGAAAAAATACTAATTGTCTATCCGATCAACGCAAGGGACGAGAGAAAGATCAAGTCTCACTCGTTCCCCGAAGAGATGCAGTTTGAAGCACTTTACAGACATACCGCTGAGCCAACAGCTGTTAGAGTTGATCTGCCAACGTTCACTCCGCCTACTTCCACAGATAAACCACCGCAATCCGCTATTTCAACCACCAGCATCACACCATCTGACTCTAGATATTATCCCGTACCATATTcaaagaaaccagatgacaaacaAGAAGCTAAACTGAGCCGATGA